A region of Ferviditalea candida DNA encodes the following proteins:
- a CDS encoding guanylate kinase — protein sequence MYQLRDKEMIFVFTGPDGSGRKTIADMVGTTLGISKVLSYTTRPPRATEMDGQDYHFITGEQFAQAERNGEFLESIEMDGNHYGIKNNDIEEMFNRNEFIYLILNSQGARTLKKLYGDKVTRIFIYVDKETILDRQRQLGADEETLARHAAHYEEDMAYMPECRHAYENADLAHTVFDVTKTLEQYMNRNLIDKD from the coding sequence ATGTACCAGCTCAGGGACAAGGAAATGATTTTTGTGTTTACCGGACCTGACGGTTCAGGAAGAAAAACGATTGCCGATATGGTTGGAACGACGCTCGGCATCAGTAAAGTTCTTTCCTATACGACTCGCCCCCCGCGGGCTACGGAAATGGACGGTCAGGACTACCATTTCATCACCGGCGAGCAATTTGCGCAAGCGGAGCGAAACGGAGAATTTCTGGAAAGCATCGAAATGGACGGCAACCATTACGGGATTAAAAACAACGATATCGAAGAAATGTTCAATCGAAACGAATTCATCTACCTGATTTTGAACTCGCAGGGAGCAAGGACACTGAAGAAACTGTATGGGGACAAGGTGACGCGCATATTCATCTACGTCGACAAAGAGACGATTTTGGACAGGCAAAGGCAGCTCGGAGCGGATGAAGAAACGCTTGCGCGTCATGCCGCGCACTATGAAGAGGACATGGCCTATATGCCGGAGTGCCGGCATGCTTATGAGAATGCCGACCTGGCCCATACCGTATTTGACGTTACAAAAACGCTGGAGCAGTACATGAACCGAAATCTGATAGACAAGGATTGA
- a CDS encoding MGDG synthase family glycosyltransferase, whose translation MNIGDKIKVLVLSSDFGDGHQQAANAIFEANKLYRRTEAEVIVTDFMEWTHPRLHSLSRYLYIQSVRKFPSLYGYLFHKTRRPNSWSDALKKLKLFGLSRVMRLIQEVRPTIIVSTFPIAAAAMSILKANGLISIPTVTVITDHTDHSYWIHPHTDTYIVGSDRVREALIGLGIGESRIAVTGIPVRPHFCRSYDRSSLFAKYGLNSSLPTVLVMGGGFGMISEGLIELLNSDALNEQMQFIIVCGRNRKLQNHLLDELAHSRHHLMITGYVDHIHELMAVSDLIITKPGGLTTSEAVALELPMLLYKPLPGQEQDNAAFLLQSGVALLADNDADLIFKLTEVLRRRDILEAMRLNARELGMKHAAFKVLDTIMLARGPLTYHVINA comes from the coding sequence ATGAATATTGGCGATAAAATCAAGGTTCTGGTGCTCTCAAGCGATTTTGGGGACGGGCATCAACAGGCCGCGAACGCCATTTTCGAAGCAAACAAGCTGTATCGAAGGACCGAAGCGGAAGTCATCGTGACCGACTTCATGGAATGGACGCACCCCCGCCTTCACTCCTTAAGCAGATACCTGTACATCCAAAGCGTAAGAAAATTCCCGTCGCTGTACGGATATTTATTTCACAAAACCCGAAGGCCCAACTCATGGTCAGATGCGCTCAAGAAGCTGAAGCTTTTCGGTCTCAGCAGAGTGATGAGGCTGATTCAGGAAGTTCGTCCAACCATCATCGTCAGCACCTTTCCCATCGCCGCTGCCGCAATGTCGATTCTGAAGGCCAACGGACTGATTTCGATTCCGACCGTGACCGTCATTACCGATCATACGGATCACAGCTACTGGATCCATCCGCATACCGATACCTATATTGTGGGATCTGATCGGGTACGCGAAGCTTTGATCGGACTCGGTATCGGCGAGTCACGGATCGCCGTCACCGGCATTCCCGTCCGTCCGCACTTCTGCCGGTCTTACGACCGGAGCAGTCTGTTCGCCAAATACGGGTTAAACTCCTCTTTGCCCACTGTTCTTGTAATGGGCGGCGGCTTCGGAATGATCAGCGAGGGACTGATCGAACTGCTGAACTCCGATGCGCTCAATGAACAAATGCAGTTTATTATCGTCTGCGGCCGAAATCGAAAATTACAGAACCATTTGCTAGATGAGCTCGCACATTCGAGACACCATCTGATGATTACCGGATACGTGGATCATATTCACGAACTGATGGCCGTTTCCGATCTCATCATTACCAAGCCAGGAGGACTGACCACATCCGAAGCGGTTGCGCTGGAACTTCCGATGCTGTTATACAAACCCCTGCCCGGTCAGGAACAGGACAATGCAGCTTTTCTTCTGCAGTCCGGCGTCGCCCTGCTGGCCGACAACGACGCCGATCTGATCTTTAAGCTGACCGAGGTGCTGAGGCGAAGAGATATTCTCGAGGCCATGCGGCTCAACGCCCGGGAACTCGGCATGAAACACGCAGCCTTCAAGGTCCTCGATACCATTATGCTTGCCAGAGGGCCGCTGACCTACCATGTAATCAACGCTTAA
- a CDS encoding class I SAM-dependent methyltransferase, giving the protein MNYLDMLATLGAGSAHPGGFAATMEQFEKFPISPGSKVLEIGCGTGRTACYLAKQGCDVTGIDIRPNMIDKACLRAHEERVEARFLVGDACALPFMDRQFDVVLAESVTIFVDSAKALSEYCRVLRTGGILYDREIIMMKECTEEVLREVREFYGVNKLYYAEDWISLMKKSGFGEASVGEKKLFSTDMWLDEFKHPDLYQKADPDSYTNPELWETANKYNEIMTNYLDYFGYSLLIGNKV; this is encoded by the coding sequence GTGAATTATCTGGATATGCTGGCGACGCTCGGAGCGGGGAGCGCCCATCCCGGCGGCTTTGCAGCAACGATGGAGCAGTTTGAGAAATTCCCGATTTCCCCAGGCAGCAAGGTACTTGAAATCGGATGCGGAACGGGAAGAACGGCTTGCTATTTGGCGAAGCAGGGGTGTGACGTTACGGGGATCGATATCCGTCCGAATATGATTGACAAAGCGTGCCTTCGAGCTCATGAGGAGCGGGTTGAAGCTCGTTTCTTGGTCGGGGATGCTTGCGCTCTGCCGTTTATGGATCGGCAGTTTGACGTCGTGCTGGCTGAATCCGTCACGATTTTTGTTGATTCCGCGAAGGCATTGAGTGAATATTGCAGGGTGTTGAGAACAGGAGGAATTTTATACGATCGGGAAATCATCATGATGAAGGAGTGCACCGAAGAAGTTCTTCGTGAAGTGCGGGAATTTTATGGAGTCAACAAGCTTTATTATGCGGAGGACTGGATTTCGCTAATGAAGAAGAGCGGTTTCGGCGAAGCCTCCGTCGGCGAGAAAAAACTGTTCTCCACGGATATGTGGCTGGATGAATTCAAGCATCCCGACCTGTACCAGAAGGCCGATCCGGATTCCTATACAAACCCGGAATTGTGGGAAACCGCAAACAAGTATAATGAAATTATGACGAATTATTTGGATTATTTCGGGTACTCGCTTCTGATCGGCAACAAAGTCTGA
- a CDS encoding spore germination protein, which translates to MPSFVVNVKILAVGPSSIVHIGDSLFLSPTSSAKTYAGSGSFNTGDLPMTNNALNGTNTWDPDAIDTSVGRVGPT; encoded by the coding sequence ATGCCTTCTTTTGTAGTTAACGTTAAAATTCTGGCAGTAGGGCCGAGTTCGATTGTGCACATCGGCGATTCCCTGTTTTTGTCGCCGACCAGTTCGGCCAAAACGTATGCGGGCTCGGGATCGTTCAATACCGGCGACCTGCCTATGACGAATAATGCGCTCAACGGCACGAACACCTGGGATCCGGATGCGATCGACACTTCTGTAGGCAGGGTGGGGCCGACATGA
- a CDS encoding spore germination protein GerPB, translating to MNLIVFQSIVIHNLRVEGVSEASILQIGSSGKITTHAQSYIFEGYVPGLVPTLPPPELLTAPPVEATFPSVPLPAI from the coding sequence ATGAATCTGATAGTTTTTCAGAGTATTGTAATCCATAACCTACGGGTGGAAGGAGTCAGCGAGGCATCCATACTGCAGATCGGCAGCTCAGGAAAAATCACCACGCATGCCCAGTCATACATTTTTGAAGGGTATGTCCCGGGCCTAGTTCCGACGCTGCCGCCGCCGGAACTGCTGACTGCCCCCCCCGTTGAAGCGACTTTTCCGTCGGTTCCACTACCCGCTATTTGA
- the gerPC gene encoding spore germination protein GerPC — MMDPNLLRLIHEMQQQLMWQTSKLNEIQGELRMLRDETEGLKGQKQGGIEKIDYHFDQLKVEKLEGTLNIGLTPYTSGQIEQLSADGNHLEDIAMQHVQVPPEPYAYTPEHQWIYSQVHQYLRSECPELIRKLEEDHMTILSQDYRSKMIEDIARQVDERIRLYLELNNRNEVKMQGQELERWVVNKVKGDIYQGLQNHFEQLNDKKGNAQ; from the coding sequence ATGATGGACCCAAATCTGTTGCGTCTCATTCACGAGATGCAGCAGCAGTTGATGTGGCAGACCAGCAAATTAAACGAAATTCAGGGAGAGCTCCGCATGCTCCGGGATGAAACGGAAGGCTTGAAGGGGCAAAAGCAAGGCGGCATCGAAAAAATCGATTATCACTTTGATCAGTTGAAGGTGGAAAAGCTGGAGGGAACGCTGAATATCGGGCTTACTCCTTACACCTCGGGGCAAATCGAGCAGCTTTCAGCCGACGGCAATCATCTCGAAGATATTGCTATGCAGCATGTTCAAGTGCCTCCCGAGCCCTATGCGTATACACCGGAGCATCAGTGGATTTACAGTCAGGTGCATCAATATTTACGCTCGGAGTGTCCGGAACTGATCCGCAAATTGGAGGAAGACCATATGACGATTCTGAGTCAGGATTACCGAAGCAAAATGATTGAAGACATAGCCCGGCAAGTGGATGAAAGAATACGGCTTTATCTGGAGCTGAACAATCGAAATGAGGTGAAAATGCAGGGGCAGGAGCTGGAGCGCTGGGTTGTGAACAAGGTGAAAGGAGACATCTACCAAGGGCTGCAAAACCATTTTGAGCAGTTGAACGACAAGAAGGGGAATGCCCAATGA
- a CDS encoding spore germination protein GerPE: MPRLSAVENIKINVVLFASTAFIGDNLVIRPRTRAVAVHQRYPVYLMDVPEFRATVFRRPKLKPVVREEVDMEIVNRVPVIKVDNVNIRSVSTSAVFQVGSTGIIDAEARVKHARRILD, from the coding sequence ATGCCAAGGCTGTCCGCAGTCGAGAACATTAAAATCAATGTCGTTCTGTTTGCCTCCACCGCGTTTATCGGAGATAACCTGGTGATCCGCCCGCGAACCCGGGCTGTTGCCGTTCATCAGAGGTACCCAGTCTATCTGATGGATGTTCCGGAATTCAGGGCGACAGTCTTCAGGCGTCCCAAACTGAAACCGGTCGTTCGCGAAGAGGTTGACATGGAGATTGTGAATAGGGTGCCGGTCATCAAAGTGGACAATGTAAACATCCGCTCCGTTTCCACCTCCGCGGTGTTTCAAGTGGGGTCTACCGGAATCATCGACGCGGAGGCGCGTGTGAAGCATGCAAGGCGGATTCTGGATTGA
- a CDS encoding bactofilin family protein → MFRLKSARLRNKTAGRPGNETYTLIGPGTIMDGKLISQSNLRIEGQFIGEIECAGDLTVGENSVLESDISARNVINAGTINGTVRTKEVLKITETGKVFGQISVNALSIVKGGVLHGTSRMNVQCLKESRKEQTGDDDIPSNLTKIEKLSKSK, encoded by the coding sequence ATGTTCCGATTAAAATCAGCCAGACTTCGAAACAAAACGGCAGGCAGGCCAGGCAATGAAACTTATACCTTGATCGGACCCGGAACGATTATGGACGGAAAATTGATTTCCCAGTCCAATCTGCGCATTGAAGGGCAGTTCATCGGAGAGATTGAGTGCGCCGGAGATTTGACGGTCGGGGAAAACAGCGTCCTGGAATCCGACATCTCCGCCCGCAATGTGATCAATGCGGGCACCATCAACGGCACCGTCCGGACTAAAGAGGTTCTGAAAATCACGGAAACCGGCAAAGTATTCGGCCAGATCAGCGTCAACGCGCTGTCCATTGTGAAAGGCGGAGTGCTTCACGGTACGAGCCGGATGAATGTTCAATGTCTAAAGGAAAGCCGCAAGGAACAAACGGGGGACGATGACATCCCCTCCAATCTCACCAAAATCGAAAAGCTCAGCAAATCGAAGTAA
- a CDS encoding peptidoglycan DD-metalloendopeptidase family protein → MKIRDVQRKITLIFIDDANRPVIQKTFSVSKLKIAAGVSLIALCSFAAAVIFVWLGYESSIRQLHSRLNREQTGMRTLAASKDAKIGQLRNSILSLSEQAQKVNSRLQEIEQLTKTIQEKTGLPSESSAAADPGSDVTGVAEGGPSSALTPENMRQETEILLRQYDSLLQQMEPLNSKLTSLQTVLLHMEQIKRITPSIWPVLTRKITSGFGIRRDPFTGKPSFHDGLDIEARIGDPVFAAADGKVIIVSFDYEHGNYIVIDHGRQMHTMYLHLSKFAVKLGETVQKGDLIARVGTTGQSTGPHLHYQVTVNNKPVNPARYLPK, encoded by the coding sequence ATGAAAATCCGGGATGTCCAACGAAAAATCACCTTGATCTTCATCGACGATGCCAACCGACCCGTCATACAAAAAACATTCTCCGTTTCGAAGCTGAAAATCGCCGCCGGAGTGTCGCTGATTGCACTGTGCAGCTTCGCAGCAGCCGTTATTTTCGTTTGGCTGGGTTACGAAAGCAGCATCCGACAGCTTCACTCCCGGCTGAATCGGGAACAAACCGGGATGCGGACGCTCGCCGCCAGCAAGGACGCCAAAATTGGACAGCTTCGGAACAGCATACTCTCACTGTCCGAGCAGGCGCAAAAAGTAAATAGCCGATTGCAGGAGATCGAACAATTAACCAAAACGATCCAGGAAAAGACAGGCTTGCCTTCGGAAAGCTCCGCAGCAGCCGATCCGGGCTCGGATGTAACGGGCGTCGCGGAAGGGGGCCCTTCGTCAGCGTTAACGCCGGAAAATATGCGGCAGGAAACCGAAATTCTGCTCCGGCAGTACGATTCCCTGCTGCAGCAAATGGAACCGCTGAACTCAAAGCTCACCAGCCTGCAAACCGTGCTTTTGCATATGGAGCAGATTAAGCGGATCACCCCTTCCATCTGGCCGGTTCTTACCCGAAAAATTACATCCGGATTCGGAATCAGGCGCGATCCCTTCACCGGAAAGCCCTCTTTTCACGATGGATTGGATATCGAAGCCAGGATCGGCGACCCGGTGTTTGCAGCGGCGGACGGCAAAGTGATCATAGTCAGCTTTGATTACGAGCATGGGAATTATATCGTCATCGACCACGGCCGGCAGATGCACACCATGTATCTGCACCTGAGCAAATTTGCAGTGAAATTGGGGGAAACGGTGCAAAAGGGAGACCTGATCGCGCGTGTCGGGACAACGGGCCAAAGCACCGGCCCGCATCTGCATTATCAGGTGACGGTAAACAACAAACCGGTCAATCCCGCCCGCTACTTGCCAAAATGA
- the gltB gene encoding glutamate synthase large subunit, with amino-acid sequence MKRNGLPSKQGLYDPRFEHDACGIGFVANIKGKKSNEIVHQALTILTNLDHRGGQGSETNTGDGAGILMQIPHKFLKKELAKKNINLPKAGDYGVGMVFFSPDPAHRKQGEQILERIIAEEGQHLIGWRTVPTDDALLGETAKSSEPFIRQVFIKRSSAVKDELTFERKLYIIRKRAEREIRASETEGGEFFYFSSLSCRTIVYKGMLTTDQVDTFYLDLRDPSVETALALVHSRFSTNTFPSWERAHPYRYLIHNGEINTLRGNENWMYARQAVCESEVFGDDLKKVLPVIDADGSDSSKFDNTFEFLLLAGRSLPHAAMMMIPEPWQNHESMDAELKGFYEFHSCLMEPWDGPAAMAFTDGRQIAAVLDRNGLRPARYYVTKDDLIVLASEVGVLDIPPEDVILKDRLRPGRILLVDTVEGRIVSDEEVKSKIASEQPYKEWVDRHMIDLSRIEDAPDVHEYSHELLTQRQQAFGYTYEDLRKMLAPMATTGVDPIGSMGIDSPLAVLSDKPQLLYDYFKQLFAQVTNPPIDAIREELITATVTTIGPEGNLLDPKPESCRQIRIKTPILTNEEMAKLRHIRREGFKTAELPYLYKAAHGEKGLEQALTGLFAEADKAIRQGATLLLLTDRGMNAELAAIPALLAVSSLHHHLIRSGTRTKVSLILETGEAREVQHFALLIGYGASVINPYLALESLDDMIRQEEIVNIDHQKAVYNYIKASTKGISKVLSKMGISTIQSYRGAQIFEAIGLSKPFVDRYFTWTPSRIGGIGLAEVSREVELRHAKAFSPQEGKEKVLDTGGHYQWRKEGEYHLYNPQTVHTLQQACRTNDKQLFKAYSDMINDQEKQLKTLRGLLKLKSDAEPVPLDEVESVESICRRFKTGAMSYGSISKEAHESLAIAMNRIGGKSNTGEGGEDPARFIPDANGDLRRSAIKQVASGRFGVTSHYLVNADEIQIKMAQGAKPGEGGQLPGRKVYPWIAEVRGSTPGVGLISPPPHHDIYSIEDLAELIHDLKNANPKARINVKLVSEVGVGTIAAGVAKGHADVVLISGYDGGTGASPKTSIKHAGLPWELGLAETHQTLVLNNLRDRIVVETDGKLMTGRDVVIAALLGAEEFGFATAPLVVLGCVMMRVCHMDTCPVGVATQNPDLRKKFSGDPQHVVNFMRFIAQEVRELMAQLGFRTINEMIGRTDKLEAVQAIEHWKAKGLDLSPLLYQPDVPSHVGRYCTEPQDHGLNRSLDMQELLNICEPALERQEPVHAVLPIRNINRVVGTILGSEITRRFGAEGLPDGTIRLHFRGSAGQSFGAFVPKGVTLSLEGDSNDYFGKGLSGGRLVIYPSEKSMFVPEQNIIIGNVAFYGATSGEAYIRGMAGERFCVRNSGVRVVVEGVGDHGCEYMTGGRVVVLGPTGRNFAAGMSGGIAYLFDPDDVFESNCNKEMVLFERLEDEVEMEEVKGMIRRHVKYTNSEHAQKILNRWDELVWKFVKVIPKDYKRMLEQIEKVKNSGLTGEAAIMAAFEANMLDESRVGGN; translated from the coding sequence ATGAAACGTAACGGCTTACCATCCAAGCAAGGGCTGTATGACCCCCGTTTCGAACATGACGCCTGTGGTATCGGTTTCGTGGCTAACATCAAAGGGAAAAAATCAAATGAAATAGTTCACCAGGCGCTGACCATATTGACAAATTTGGATCACCGCGGCGGACAGGGCTCCGAAACGAATACCGGCGACGGTGCCGGAATCCTCATGCAGATCCCGCACAAATTCCTGAAGAAGGAATTGGCGAAAAAGAACATCAACCTGCCCAAAGCCGGAGATTACGGCGTCGGCATGGTTTTCTTCTCGCCCGATCCGGCGCACCGCAAGCAAGGCGAGCAAATCCTCGAAAGGATCATAGCCGAGGAAGGGCAGCATTTGATCGGATGGCGGACAGTTCCGACGGATGACGCTCTATTGGGCGAAACCGCGAAGTCGAGCGAGCCGTTCATTCGTCAGGTGTTCATCAAACGCAGCTCCGCTGTGAAGGACGAGTTGACCTTTGAACGCAAGCTGTATATTATCCGCAAGCGCGCGGAACGGGAGATCCGGGCTTCGGAAACAGAAGGCGGAGAATTTTTCTATTTTTCCAGTCTCTCCTGCCGGACAATCGTATACAAGGGCATGCTGACCACCGATCAGGTGGATACCTTCTACCTTGATCTGCGCGACCCCTCGGTAGAAACGGCGCTGGCGCTCGTTCACTCGCGTTTCAGCACGAATACGTTTCCCAGCTGGGAACGCGCGCATCCGTACCGGTACTTGATCCACAACGGGGAAATCAATACGCTTCGCGGCAACGAAAACTGGATGTACGCCCGACAGGCCGTATGCGAATCCGAAGTCTTCGGGGACGATTTGAAGAAAGTGCTTCCGGTTATTGACGCGGATGGAAGCGATTCCTCGAAATTCGATAATACTTTCGAGTTCCTGCTTTTAGCCGGCCGTTCGCTGCCGCATGCCGCTATGATGATGATTCCGGAACCGTGGCAAAACCATGAAAGCATGGATGCTGAGCTCAAAGGCTTCTATGAATTCCACAGCTGCCTGATGGAGCCATGGGATGGTCCTGCGGCAATGGCATTCACAGACGGCAGGCAGATTGCCGCCGTGCTGGACCGCAACGGTTTGCGGCCGGCCCGATATTATGTGACCAAGGACGATCTGATCGTGCTTGCGTCCGAGGTCGGTGTGCTGGATATTCCTCCGGAGGATGTCATACTGAAGGATCGGCTTCGACCGGGCCGCATCCTGTTGGTGGATACGGTAGAGGGCCGGATTGTTTCCGATGAGGAAGTTAAAAGCAAAATCGCTTCCGAGCAGCCGTACAAGGAATGGGTTGACCGGCATATGATCGATCTGAGCCGGATTGAGGACGCTCCGGACGTGCATGAATACAGCCATGAGCTGCTGACGCAAAGACAGCAGGCCTTTGGTTATACGTATGAGGATTTGCGCAAAATGCTCGCGCCGATGGCGACGACGGGCGTCGATCCGATCGGATCGATGGGCATCGATTCGCCGCTCGCCGTACTGTCGGATAAACCGCAGCTGCTCTACGATTATTTCAAGCAATTGTTCGCTCAAGTTACCAACCCGCCGATCGACGCCATCCGCGAAGAATTGATTACGGCAACGGTTACGACGATCGGGCCGGAAGGCAATTTGCTGGATCCAAAGCCGGAGAGCTGCCGGCAGATCCGCATTAAAACGCCGATTCTGACCAATGAGGAGATGGCCAAGCTGCGCCATATCCGGCGGGAAGGGTTTAAAACCGCCGAACTGCCTTATTTGTATAAGGCAGCTCATGGCGAAAAAGGCTTGGAGCAGGCGCTGACAGGCTTGTTTGCCGAAGCGGACAAGGCCATTCGGCAAGGAGCCACTCTGCTGCTCTTGACCGATCGCGGCATGAACGCCGAGCTTGCCGCCATCCCTGCGCTGCTGGCCGTTTCAAGCCTGCATCACCATTTGATCCGTTCGGGCACGCGAACGAAAGTCAGCCTGATTCTGGAAACCGGGGAAGCGCGTGAAGTGCAGCATTTTGCGCTGTTGATCGGATACGGCGCCAGCGTCATCAATCCGTACCTTGCGCTTGAATCCCTGGACGACATGATCAGGCAGGAAGAAATCGTCAACATCGATCACCAAAAAGCGGTGTACAACTATATCAAAGCGTCCACCAAAGGGATCTCCAAGGTGCTTTCCAAAATGGGGATTTCGACGATCCAAAGCTACAGAGGAGCCCAGATTTTTGAAGCGATCGGTCTCAGCAAGCCGTTCGTGGACCGATATTTCACCTGGACGCCTTCGCGTATCGGCGGAATCGGATTGGCCGAGGTTTCCCGGGAAGTGGAACTCCGGCATGCGAAAGCATTTTCACCGCAGGAAGGCAAAGAAAAAGTCTTGGATACGGGCGGACATTATCAGTGGAGAAAAGAAGGGGAATATCATCTTTATAATCCGCAAACCGTTCATACTTTGCAGCAGGCCTGCCGCACCAATGATAAGCAGCTTTTTAAAGCATATTCGGACATGATCAACGATCAGGAAAAGCAGCTGAAGACGCTTCGCGGACTGCTGAAGCTCAAATCCGATGCCGAACCGGTTCCTTTGGATGAAGTGGAATCCGTGGAGTCGATCTGCCGGCGATTCAAGACGGGTGCGATGTCCTATGGCTCGATCAGCAAGGAAGCGCATGAAAGCCTGGCAATCGCCATGAACCGCATCGGCGGCAAAAGCAATACCGGCGAGGGCGGAGAAGATCCCGCGCGTTTCATTCCCGACGCCAACGGAGATCTGCGCCGCAGTGCGATTAAACAGGTCGCTTCAGGAAGGTTCGGCGTCACCAGCCATTATTTGGTCAATGCCGATGAAATTCAGATCAAGATGGCTCAAGGGGCCAAACCCGGTGAAGGCGGACAGCTTCCCGGCAGGAAGGTATATCCGTGGATTGCCGAAGTCAGGGGATCGACACCCGGTGTGGGACTGATCTCGCCTCCTCCGCACCATGACATTTATTCAATTGAGGATTTGGCGGAATTGATTCACGATTTGAAGAACGCGAATCCGAAGGCCAGAATCAACGTCAAGCTGGTTTCGGAAGTCGGCGTGGGCACGATTGCCGCGGGGGTTGCCAAAGGCCATGCGGACGTGGTGTTGATCAGCGGCTATGACGGAGGAACCGGAGCTTCGCCCAAAACCAGCATCAAGCATGCGGGACTTCCGTGGGAGCTGGGCTTGGCCGAAACCCATCAAACCCTGGTGCTGAACAACCTGCGCGACCGGATCGTCGTGGAGACGGACGGCAAACTGATGACCGGGCGTGACGTGGTGATTGCCGCGCTGCTGGGCGCGGAGGAGTTTGGATTCGCTACCGCCCCGCTGGTTGTACTGGGATGCGTGATGATGCGGGTTTGCCATATGGATACGTGCCCTGTCGGAGTCGCGACGCAAAATCCCGACTTGCGCAAAAAATTTTCCGGTGATCCGCAGCATGTGGTGAATTTCATGCGGTTCATCGCGCAGGAAGTCCGAGAACTGATGGCGCAGCTCGGATTCCGCACCATCAACGAAATGATCGGAAGAACGGATAAGCTTGAAGCGGTTCAGGCGATTGAGCATTGGAAAGCGAAAGGACTGGATCTGTCGCCGCTTTTGTATCAGCCCGATGTACCGAGTCATGTTGGCCGATACTGCACCGAACCGCAGGATCACGGACTGAACCGCTCGCTGGATATGCAAGAGCTGCTCAACATCTGCGAACCGGCTTTGGAAAGGCAGGAACCGGTTCATGCGGTGCTGCCGATCCGCAATATCAACCGCGTCGTGGGAACGATCCTCGGCAGCGAGATTACGAGACGTTTCGGAGCGGAAGGTCTTCCGGACGGAACGATCCGCCTGCATTTCCGGGGCTCGGCCGGCCAAAGCTTCGGCGCATTCGTGCCCAAGGGGGTTACCCTGTCCCTGGAAGGAGATTCGAATGACTATTTCGGCAAAGGGCTGTCCGGAGGCAGATTGGTTATTTATCCTTCAGAGAAATCGATGTTTGTTCCGGAACAGAACATCATTATCGGCAACGTGGCTTTTTATGGCGCCACTTCCGGCGAAGCGTACATCCGCGGCATGGCCGGTGAGCGATTCTGCGTCAGAAACAGCGGCGTTCGTGTCGTCGTTGAAGGCGTGGGTGATCACGGCTGCGAATATATGACCGGTGGACGCGTGGTTGTGCTTGGACCGACAGGCCGCAACTTTGCGGCGGGCATGTCCGGCGGGATCGCGTACCTTTTTGATCCGGATGATGTTTTTGAAAGCAACTGCAACAAGGAAATGGTGCTGTTCGAGCGGCTCGAGGACGAAGTCGAGATGGAAGAGGTCAAAGGCATGATCCGTCGGCACGTGAAATATACAAACAGCGAGCATGCGCAAAAAATACTCAACCGCTGGGATGAACTGGTATGGAAGTTTGTCAAGGTCATTCCGAAGGATTACAAGCGGATGCTTGAGCAAATCGAGAAGGTCAAAAATTCCGGGTTGACCGGGGAAGCCGCTATTATGGCCGCATTCGAAGCGAATATGTTGGACGAATCGCGCGTGGGCGGAAATTAA